The Dioscorea cayenensis subsp. rotundata cultivar TDr96_F1 chromosome 19, TDr96_F1_v2_PseudoChromosome.rev07_lg8_w22 25.fasta, whole genome shotgun sequence genome includes a window with the following:
- the LOC120283707 gene encoding translation initiation factor IF-2, which produces MRGLARFAAGPTSRQSLLSSSHAFSSFSGAGGGGFGRGRGRGSSSPSPPTPSGPGQSRSLSADDDEAVTPPGIGHGRGAVFPSSPVLPSFSSWSSSTPPGAGRGRGSGALPSSPVPDAPDSLSKKPIFFSRDDYVAATEKSQFLDPVDAKLLPRNIGPPTGPGAGRGKPTKFVESGPVPSEENRHLRARVTPRRATETPSQPRLGREEAVRKAMEVLSRGGPAGRGGRGGRGFAGGRGRGGRGGRGRGYDAADELELYVGDNADGEKLAKRLGEANMNKLVEGFEEMSSIVLPSPVEEAYLDALHTNNLIEYEPEYLVSFDTNPDIDEKPPMPIREYLEKMKPFLMAYEGIQSHEEWEEIINEALEKLPVMKELMDMYCGPDRVTAKEQQEELERVAKTLPENIPSSVKRFTDRALLSLQSNPGWGFDKKCQFMDKLVWEVSQQYK; this is translated from the exons ATGAGAGGCCTCGCTCGCTTCGCCGCCGGCCCCACCTCCCGGCAATCGCTTCTCTCCTCCTCCCAcgccttctcctccttctccggTGCCGGCGGCGGTGGCTttggccgtggccgtggccgtggcTCTAGTTCACCGTCGCCACCAACCCCTAGCGGGCCTGGCCAATCCCGATCCCTCTCTGCGGATGACGACGAAGCCGTCACCCCTCCCGGCATTGGCCATGGCCGCGGCGCTGTCTTCCCTTCCTCTCCCGTTCTCCCGTCGTTCTCTTCGTGGTCGTCGTCCACTCCCCCCGGTGCCGGCCGTGGCCGTGGAAGTGGTGCCCTCCCTTCTTCTCCTGTACCGGATGCGCCCGACTCTCTCTCGAAAAAACCCATCTTCTTCAGCCGCGATGACTATGTTGCAGCCACCGAGAAATCCCAGTTCTTGGATCCAGTGGATGCTAAGTTGCTCCCCCGGAACATCGGCCCGCCCACTGGTCCGGGAGCTGGTCGCGGGAAGCCCACGAAGTTTGTGGAATCTGGTCCTGTTCCAAGTGAAGAGAACCGGCATCTCCGGGCCAGGGTCACGCCGAGGAGAGCAACAGAGACACCGAGCCAGCCGAGGCTTGGCAGAGAAGAGGCTGTGAGGAAGGCGATGGAGGTGCTTTCCCGCGGGGGTCCGGCTGGACGGGGTGGCAGAGGTGGGAGAGGTTTTGCCGGTGGGAGAGGGAGGGGTGGCAGAGGTGGGAGAGGGAGAGGGTACGATGCGGCTGATGAGTTGGAGCTTTATGTGGGTGATAATGCCGACGGGGAGAAGCTTGCGAAGCGCCTTGGAGAAGCTAATATGAACAAATTGGTTGAAGGGTTTGAAGAGATGAGCTCGATAGTGTTGCCTTCTCCTGTGGAAGAAGCATATTTGGATGCTCTCCACACTAAtaatttg ATCGAATACGAGCCGGAGTATTTGGTGTCATTCGATACCAATCCAGACATTGATGAGAAGCCCCCAATGCCTATTCGTGAatatttggagaagatgaagccaTTCTTGATGGCTTATGAGGGAATACAAAGCCATGAAGAGTGGGAG GAAATTATCAATGAAGCCTTGGAGAAGTTGCCTGTCATGAAAGAACTAATGGATATGTATTGTGGTCCTGATAGAGTGACCGCAAAGGAACAACAGGAAGAGTTGGAAAGAGTGGCTAAAACTCTTCCAGAGAAC